A genomic segment from Limosilactobacillus sp. encodes:
- a CDS encoding MFS transporter: MKFTKQQWQWIFYDWANSGYGILVVTAVLPVYFKAVAQQAGVSSADSTAYWGYANSFGTLVVSLLAPLLGALADYPNAKRRWLNTFTWPAIILTLGLALVPTQHWQWLLILFILSIIGYSGGNLFYDSFLTDVADNHQMDLVSSTGYGMGYLGGVIAFIVFLAAQLTNGFGGLLDSYGIGKFSFVIAAVWWVIFGWPLLRHGQQQYSVAAVDNPLKDSFRRLAQTFRHIRQYRQISWFLIAYFFYIDGVDTIFTMATSIGKDMGVNTTMLMLVLLVVQLIAFPFSLLYGWYARRTSNRTALLTGIVVYLFICLYALRLKTMFDFWFLAILIGTSQGGIQALSRSYFGQLVPKESSSEFFGFYNILGKFSAILGPVIVGVVTQRTGKSTIGAASLGILFLAGLVIFLLLPRLSRKGANADD, translated from the coding sequence GTGAAGTTTACTAAGCAACAATGGCAATGGATCTTCTATGACTGGGCCAACTCCGGCTACGGGATCCTGGTGGTGACGGCGGTCCTGCCGGTCTACTTCAAGGCGGTGGCTCAGCAGGCCGGGGTCAGCAGCGCCGATTCCACCGCTTACTGGGGCTATGCCAATAGTTTTGGCACCCTGGTGGTTTCCCTTTTGGCGCCGCTGCTGGGGGCGCTGGCGGATTACCCGAATGCCAAACGCCGGTGGCTCAACACCTTTACCTGGCCGGCCATCATTTTGACACTGGGCCTGGCGCTGGTGCCGACCCAGCACTGGCAGTGGCTGCTGATCCTCTTCATCTTGTCAATTATCGGCTATTCGGGCGGGAACCTCTTCTATGACAGTTTCCTGACCGACGTGGCGGACAATCACCAGATGGACCTGGTCTCGTCCACCGGTTACGGCATGGGCTACCTGGGCGGGGTGATTGCCTTTATCGTCTTTCTGGCGGCCCAGCTGACCAACGGCTTTGGTGGGCTCCTCGATAGCTACGGGATCGGCAAGTTCAGCTTCGTCATTGCCGCGGTTTGGTGGGTCATCTTTGGCTGGCCGCTGCTCCGTCACGGCCAGCAGCAGTACAGTGTGGCGGCGGTTGATAATCCGCTGAAGGACAGCTTTCGCCGCTTAGCCCAAACCTTCCGGCACATCCGCCAATACCGGCAAATTTCCTGGTTCTTGATTGCCTACTTCTTCTACATTGACGGGGTCGACACCATTTTCACCATGGCAACCTCGATCGGAAAGGACATGGGGGTCAACACGACCATGCTGATGCTGGTCCTGCTGGTTGTTCAGTTGATTGCCTTTCCGTTTTCACTCCTCTACGGTTGGTATGCCCGGCGAACCTCGAATCGGACGGCTCTTTTGACCGGGATTGTGGTCTACCTCTTCATTTGCCTGTACGCCCTGCGATTGAAGACGATGTTTGACTTCTGGTTTCTGGCAATTCTGATCGGGACCAGCCAGGGTGGCATCCAGGCACTGAGCCGGTCCTACTTTGGTCAGCTTGTGCCTAAGGAATCCAGCAGCGAATTCTTTGGTTTCTATAACATCCTTGGCAAGTTTTCGGCAATCCTTGGTCCGGTAATCGTCGGCGTTGTCACCCAGCGGACCGGCAAGTCAACGATTGGTGCCGCCTCCCTGGGGATCCTTTTCTTGGCGGGATTGGTAATCTTCCTGTTGCTGCCGCGGCTGAGCCGGAAGGGGGCAAACGCGGATGACTAA
- a CDS encoding alkaline phosphatase family protein, with amino-acid sequence MSQKKLVVISLDSLGFRDLDELWDLVPNISRVINRGTWVKRVRGIFPTLTYPSHTSIITGQYPAVHGIVNNTKLQPRRLSPDWYWYRKDVKAMPLYDVAHQAGLTTAAFLWPVTAGSQIDYNLAEIFPNRIWTNQVLVSLKASSPYFLIQMNHRYGKLRHGIKQPWLDDFITACAVDTLENKRPDLTLIHLVDMDSMRHRYGVRSPQAKEALQHLDGRVARIIAATKQAGTFDQTNFVLLGDHYQINVSKMIHLNMLFAHHGWLSPLAGKTTYRDNWQVTAKTCDGETYVYTRGNVNLGQLKQLIAGVEGVEHIYDGAEAVKLGADPRCTFLIEAKPGYYFTDEVNRPAIVEDVDPATLGTHDRYHGVHGYGPSQPNYFTTAVFAGPDVKTGATVAGAHLVDEGPTFARLLGLHYPAPTAGQPIDGIFRK; translated from the coding sequence ATGAGCCAAAAGAAATTAGTCGTTATTTCCCTTGATTCGCTGGGCTTTCGCGACCTCGACGAATTGTGGGACCTGGTTCCCAATATTTCCCGGGTAATAAATCGGGGAACCTGGGTGAAGCGGGTCCGGGGAATTTTCCCAACGTTGACCTACCCGTCCCACACCTCGATCATCACCGGTCAATACCCGGCCGTGCACGGGATCGTCAACAACACCAAGCTCCAGCCGCGGCGCCTTTCGCCAGACTGGTACTGGTACCGCAAGGACGTCAAAGCAATGCCGCTATATGACGTTGCCCACCAGGCGGGACTGACCACCGCGGCTTTCCTCTGGCCGGTAACGGCGGGTAGTCAGATTGATTACAACCTGGCGGAAATCTTTCCCAACCGAATCTGGACCAACCAGGTGCTGGTTTCGCTGAAGGCCAGCTCGCCCTACTTCCTGATTCAGATGAACCACCGCTACGGCAAGCTGCGTCACGGGATCAAGCAGCCCTGGCTGGACGACTTTATCACGGCCTGTGCAGTTGATACCCTGGAGAACAAGCGGCCGGACCTGACACTGATCCACCTGGTTGACATGGACAGCATGCGCCACCGCTATGGCGTCCGGTCACCCCAAGCTAAGGAGGCCCTGCAGCACCTCGATGGCCGGGTAGCCCGCATCATTGCCGCAACAAAGCAGGCGGGAACCTTTGACCAAACCAACTTTGTCCTGTTGGGGGACCACTACCAGATCAACGTTTCCAAGATGATCCACCTCAACATGCTCTTTGCCCATCACGGCTGGCTGTCGCCGTTGGCGGGGAAGACGACCTACCGCGACAACTGGCAGGTGACCGCCAAGACCTGTGACGGTGAAACCTATGTCTATACTCGAGGCAACGTCAATCTTGGCCAGTTAAAGCAGCTCATCGCCGGAGTCGAAGGAGTTGAACACATCTATGACGGGGCGGAAGCCGTCAAGCTCGGTGCCGATCCGCGGTGTACCTTCCTGATTGAGGCCAAGCCGGGCTACTACTTCACCGATGAGGTTAACCGACCGGCAATCGTAGAGGACGTCGATCCGGCGACGCTCGGCACTCATGACCGTTACCACGGCGTCCACGGCTATGGGCCGAGCCAGCCGAACTACTTCACCACGGCTGTTTTTGCCGGTCCCGATGTCAAGACTGGCGCAACGGTGGCGGGGGCACACCTGGTCGATGAGGGGCCGACCTTTGCCCGCCTGCTGGGGTTACACTATCCGGCGCCCACTGCTGGCCAACCGATCGACGGGATTTTCAGAAAGTAA
- a CDS encoding APC family permease has protein sequence MSQQQPTRSLGFFAALSTVTGTVIGSGIFFKVPAVTKATGSVSLATFTWFLAGIITICAGLTAAELAAAYPQTGGLTLYIGKAYGSFWGFLAGWAQSLIYFPAQWAAAAIAFATQFVDLFGLDDSWLPLVGICVTLLVLLTNFISAQAGGLVSSIALVVKLIPVVAIVVLGFFHPGDPQFRLFPVAPGPSQHLLTALGSGLLATMFAYDGWIHVGTMAGEMKNPKKHLPRAIFLGLGLVTVVYLLINLAFLYVAPLGTVAADLNISSRVAHIVFGPLGGKIITIGIMISVYGALNGFTMTGIRVPYVMGYLGYLPFARAFRALNRGGVPWVGGCLQFIVAVLMILSGTFDTITNMLVVVIWFFYMLCFAAVFILRRREPDLPRPYKVPGFPLVPIIAMLGGVFIILTTLFTQPAITLIGVLITLAGVPIYRYQQTHHRIRQI, from the coding sequence TTGTCACAGCAGCAACCAACTCGGTCACTGGGATTCTTCGCGGCCCTCTCGACCGTTACCGGAACCGTCATCGGCTCGGGAATCTTTTTCAAGGTTCCCGCCGTTACCAAGGCGACCGGGTCCGTTAGCCTGGCGACCTTCACCTGGTTTCTTGCCGGAATTATCACCATCTGTGCTGGCTTAACGGCGGCGGAACTGGCGGCGGCCTATCCTCAAACCGGCGGACTGACCCTCTACATCGGCAAGGCCTACGGGAGCTTCTGGGGCTTTTTAGCCGGCTGGGCCCAGTCACTAATTTACTTTCCCGCCCAGTGGGCCGCGGCCGCAATCGCCTTTGCCACCCAGTTTGTCGACCTCTTTGGCCTTGACGACAGCTGGCTGCCCCTCGTCGGTATCTGCGTTACCCTCCTTGTCTTACTGACCAATTTTATCAGTGCTCAGGCCGGTGGGTTGGTCTCCTCGATCGCCCTGGTGGTCAAACTGATCCCGGTCGTCGCGATCGTCGTCCTCGGCTTCTTCCACCCCGGGGATCCGCAGTTTCGCCTCTTCCCAGTCGCTCCCGGCCCCAGCCAGCACCTCCTTACCGCCCTTGGCAGTGGCCTGTTGGCGACGATGTTTGCCTACGACGGCTGGATCCACGTCGGAACAATGGCGGGTGAAATGAAGAACCCTAAAAAGCACCTGCCGCGCGCCATTTTCTTGGGGCTTGGCCTGGTCACCGTGGTTTACTTGCTGATTAACCTCGCCTTTCTCTACGTGGCTCCGCTGGGAACCGTGGCGGCCGACCTGAACATCTCTTCCCGGGTGGCCCATATTGTTTTCGGCCCCCTTGGTGGTAAAATTATTACAATCGGAATCATGATTTCGGTCTACGGAGCACTGAACGGCTTTACGATGACCGGGATTCGAGTTCCCTACGTGATGGGCTACCTCGGCTACCTGCCGTTTGCGCGTGCTTTCCGGGCACTCAACCGGGGCGGCGTGCCCTGGGTCGGTGGCTGCCTGCAGTTCATCGTGGCGGTCCTGATGATTCTGTCCGGGACCTTTGACACCATCACCAACATGCTGGTGGTCGTCATTTGGTTCTTCTACATGCTCTGCTTTGCCGCGGTCTTTATCTTACGCCGGCGGGAGCCCGATCTCCCGCGGCCATACAAGGTTCCCGGCTTCCCGTTGGTACCCATCATCGCCATGCTGGGTGGCGTCTTCATCATTTTGACGACGCTCTTTACCCAACCGGCGATTACCCTGATCGGGGTCCTGATTACCTTAGCAGGCGTGCCAATTTATCGCTATCAGCAAACTCACCATCGCATTCGCCAAATTTAA
- a CDS encoding APC family permease: protein MKNSPNLQKTEHEKTLGLFDLTILGIGAIIGTGILVLTGIVAAEDSGPAIVFSFLIAALASGLIGLCYAELTTSLPNSGSAFFYAWVAIGKFVAFLAGWTLIGVYVTTTATVANGWTGYVQSFLEVLGIKLPHQFLVNPAAGGYVNLPAVLMIILMTIVLTRGTSESKWVNNFLVGVKLFIILLFIVVSVWHVNPANWHPFLPYGYKGIFTGASAVFFSFLGFDALATSAEDAKDVGHTIPRAIVLCLTISTALYILVSLVMTGVLPYKKLNVSEAMSYVLLSQGHEVVAEIVSLGAVLGIMAVVFAFIYAGSNILKSMSRSRFLPKGLAAVNSKTQSPNRAIWLVGLAAAVFAGEFDLHYLALIANIGSLMVFMLISLIVIILRYRYPELKRPFVVPYGKILPVLSILICLVLLVSISVKAWLTYLIWIALGLIVYFGYSLRHADEFNFTED from the coding sequence ATGAAAAACAGTCCCAATTTGCAAAAAACTGAACACGAGAAAACACTCGGGCTCTTTGACCTCACCATCCTTGGTATCGGGGCCATCATCGGGACCGGGATCCTGGTTCTGACCGGGATCGTGGCGGCCGAGGATTCCGGCCCGGCAATCGTCTTCTCGTTTCTGATCGCCGCCCTCGCCAGCGGGCTGATCGGTCTCTGCTACGCCGAACTGACAACCAGCCTGCCCAACTCCGGGAGTGCCTTTTTCTACGCCTGGGTCGCAATCGGTAAGTTTGTCGCCTTCCTCGCCGGCTGGACGCTGATCGGGGTCTACGTTACCACGACGGCCACCGTGGCGAATGGTTGGACCGGCTACGTCCAATCGTTCCTGGAGGTTCTCGGCATTAAGCTTCCCCACCAGTTTCTCGTCAATCCGGCGGCCGGGGGCTATGTCAACCTGCCGGCGGTCCTGATGATTATCCTGATGACCATCGTTTTGACCCGCGGAACCAGCGAAAGCAAGTGGGTCAACAACTTCCTGGTCGGCGTCAAGCTCTTCATCATCCTGCTCTTCATCGTCGTCAGCGTCTGGCACGTCAATCCAGCCAACTGGCACCCCTTCCTGCCTTATGGTTATAAGGGGATCTTCACCGGTGCCTCGGCCGTCTTCTTCTCGTTTTTGGGCTTTGATGCCCTGGCGACCTCGGCTGAGGATGCGAAGGACGTCGGCCACACGATCCCCCGGGCCATCGTGCTCTGCCTGACCATTTCGACCGCTCTCTACATCCTGGTCAGCCTGGTCATGACCGGGGTCCTGCCCTACAAGAAGCTCAACGTTTCCGAGGCGATGTCCTACGTCCTGCTGAGTCAAGGTCACGAAGTCGTCGCCGAGATCGTCTCGCTGGGGGCCGTGCTCGGCATCATGGCGGTGGTCTTTGCGTTCATCTACGCCGGTTCCAACATTCTCAAGTCAATGAGCCGCAGCCGTTTCCTGCCGAAGGGCCTCGCCGCTGTCAACTCCAAGACCCAGAGCCCCAACCGGGCAATCTGGCTGGTCGGGCTTGCCGCGGCCGTGTTCGCCGGGGAATTCGACCTCCACTACCTGGCCTTGATCGCTAACATCGGCTCGCTGATGGTTTTCATGCTGATCTCGCTGATTGTCATCATTCTGCGTTACCGCTATCCAGAACTGAAGCGGCCATTCGTTGTTCCGTACGGGAAAATCCTGCCGGTCCTGTCAATTTTGATTTGCCTGGTCCTGCTCGTCAGCATCTCGGTCAAGGCCTGGCTGACCTACCTGATCTGGATTGCCCTCGGCCTGATCGTCTACTTTGGCTACTCCCTGCGGCACGCCGATGAATTCAACTTTACTGAAGATTAA
- a CDS encoding C69 family dipeptidase, with protein MTRYRNSACTSIMVGKLASIDGSTFISRNEDRVKAIEPKRFLVQPAVHDRHATYVSAYNKLTVPLPESGMRYTATPSVDQSAGPNEEDGFNSANVGESATESVYANDRVLAYDPHIKNGLAEDSMTTLVLPYIHSAREGVQRLGELVAEYGSAEGNGVQFIDRDSVWYMEIATGHHWVAVRIPDDCYAVAANQIAIEQIDFNDPDNYMWSDGIREFVDEHNLNPDDDQWNFRHIFGTNTKKDHHYNTPRVWFAQRYLSPLASAGQTPESPDMPFIRKPERKISVEDIQYLLKSHYNETKYDPLGEGSDHDKKVYRAISLSRTAQSHILQMRNTVNPKHAAIQWVEFGVPSFCAYTPFFANADDTDASYRKVPKTMKLKNAFWLNEALAMVVESHYSEFAEDDEDFQQELNEWARRKIAAVDAKASQLDGAKLTTYLTGQNHKIAKHYHKKTKKLLFKLLTDGTELSELTFKMDPNL; from the coding sequence ATGACACGTTATCGAAATTCGGCCTGCACCTCCATCATGGTCGGCAAACTCGCCTCAATCGACGGTTCGACCTTCATCTCCCGGAATGAGGACCGGGTCAAGGCGATTGAACCCAAGCGCTTCCTGGTCCAACCCGCCGTCCACGACCGCCACGCCACCTACGTTTCGGCCTATAACAAGCTGACGGTCCCGCTGCCGGAGAGCGGAATGCGCTACACCGCTACCCCATCCGTTGATCAATCGGCCGGGCCGAACGAAGAAGACGGCTTCAACTCGGCCAACGTTGGTGAAAGTGCGACCGAGAGCGTCTACGCCAACGATCGGGTCCTGGCCTATGACCCCCACATCAAAAACGGGTTGGCTGAGGATTCAATGACCACCCTGGTCTTGCCTTACATTCATTCCGCCCGGGAAGGGGTCCAGCGCCTGGGTGAACTAGTCGCCGAATACGGTTCCGCCGAGGGCAATGGCGTTCAGTTCATCGACCGCGATTCCGTCTGGTACATGGAAATCGCCACCGGTCACCACTGGGTCGCCGTCCGCATTCCGGATGATTGTTACGCGGTGGCCGCCAACCAAATCGCCATCGAGCAAATCGACTTCAATGATCCAGACAACTACATGTGGTCCGACGGCATCCGTGAATTTGTCGACGAGCACAATCTGAACCCGGACGACGATCAGTGGAACTTCCGCCACATCTTCGGCACCAACACCAAGAAGGATCACCACTACAACACGCCGCGGGTTTGGTTTGCCCAACGCTACCTGAGCCCCCTGGCAAGCGCCGGGCAGACGCCTGAATCCCCCGACATGCCATTCATCCGCAAGCCGGAACGCAAGATTTCTGTCGAAGACATTCAGTACCTGCTGAAGTCGCACTACAACGAAACCAAGTACGATCCACTCGGTGAGGGCAGCGATCATGACAAGAAGGTCTACCGGGCAATTTCGCTCTCCCGAACCGCTCAATCCCACATCCTGCAGATGCGAAACACCGTCAACCCGAAGCACGCCGCAATCCAGTGGGTCGAATTCGGGGTGCCATCGTTCTGCGCCTACACGCCATTCTTTGCCAATGCGGATGACACCGACGCCTCCTACCGGAAGGTCCCGAAGACAATGAAGCTAAAGAACGCCTTCTGGCTGAACGAGGCCCTCGCCATGGTGGTCGAAAGTCATTACAGCGAGTTCGCCGAGGATGACGAGGACTTCCAGCAAGAGCTCAACGAATGGGCCCGGCGCAAGATCGCCGCGGTTGATGCCAAGGCCAGTCAGCTGGATGGCGCCAAGCTGACCACTTACCTGACTGGACAAAACCACAAGATCGCCAAACACTACCACAAGAAGACTAAGAAGCTGCTTTTCAAGCTCCTGACGGACGGCACGGAGCTTTCCGAATTGACCTTCAAGATGGATCCAAACTTATAA
- a CDS encoding MFS transporter, translating into MKKHSLFKNPFYRFDSLNILLFFTAWGIWWSFFQIWLTNTLHFSGAQVGTIYSFNSAITLVLMFVYGAIQDRLGLKRHLLIFCAVMEMLLGPFFTWVYAPLLHSNFYLGTFLGSLYLSFAFLAASPTFEAVTERISRRYGFEYGQARSWGSFGYAVSALLAGFLFTVSPYLVFWLSSGIALLLFLLLVFVHPEKNAKAIDTYENKVENAKESSTASLKEIFGVFKMKALWQIIIYIIFSWTFYTVFDQQMFPQFFTQFFATKALGQQMYGVLNSVEVFLEAIMMACVPWLMKKIGVRRTLLVGITIMVVRIGGCGLVTNPVGVSCIKLLHAPETACFALGLFRYFTLHFDTKVSATLYMVGYQIAAQVGQIIFSTPLGNLRDHIGYSHTFLVISGITLIAGIYALFILKKDDVDVEGQPLAKD; encoded by the coding sequence ATGAAAAAGCACAGCTTATTCAAAAACCCTTTTTATCGGTTTGACTCGCTAAACATTCTCTTATTCTTCACTGCCTGGGGAATCTGGTGGTCCTTCTTCCAGATCTGGCTCACTAACACCCTGCACTTCTCCGGTGCCCAGGTTGGGACGATCTACTCTTTCAACTCCGCCATCACCCTGGTCCTGATGTTCGTCTACGGTGCCATCCAAGACCGGCTCGGCTTGAAGCGGCACCTCCTGATCTTCTGTGCCGTCATGGAAATGCTGCTCGGCCCATTCTTCACCTGGGTCTACGCACCACTGCTCCACAGTAACTTCTATCTCGGGACCTTCCTCGGTTCCCTCTACCTGTCATTCGCCTTCCTGGCCGCTTCACCAACCTTTGAAGCCGTCACGGAGCGGATCAGTCGGCGCTACGGTTTCGAATATGGTCAGGCACGGTCATGGGGTTCATTCGGTTACGCGGTTTCCGCACTGCTGGCCGGTTTCCTCTTCACCGTTAGCCCATACCTGGTCTTCTGGCTCTCATCCGGAATTGCCCTGTTGCTCTTCCTCCTGCTCGTCTTCGTCCACCCCGAAAAGAACGCTAAGGCGATTGACACCTACGAAAACAAGGTTGAAAACGCTAAGGAAAGCAGCACCGCTTCCCTGAAGGAAATTTTCGGCGTCTTCAAGATGAAGGCCCTTTGGCAAATCATCATCTACATCATCTTCTCCTGGACATTCTACACCGTCTTCGATCAGCAGATGTTCCCGCAATTTTTCACCCAATTCTTCGCAACTAAGGCCCTTGGTCAACAGATGTACGGGGTTCTGAACTCCGTCGAAGTCTTCCTGGAAGCCATCATGATGGCCTGTGTTCCATGGCTGATGAAGAAGATCGGTGTTCGGCGGACTCTCTTAGTCGGGATCACCATCATGGTTGTCCGGATTGGGGGCTGTGGCCTGGTTACCAACCCAGTCGGCGTTTCCTGCATCAAGTTGCTCCACGCCCCTGAAACCGCCTGCTTCGCCCTCGGCCTCTTCCGTTACTTCACCCTGCACTTTGATACCAAGGTTTCCGCAACCCTCTACATGGTCGGTTACCAGATTGCTGCTCAGGTTGGTCAGATCATCTTCTCGACTCCACTTGGTAACCTGCGTGACCACATCGGCTACAGCCACACCTTCTTGGTAATCTCCGGGATCACCCTGATCGCCGGGATCTACGCCCTCTTCATCCTGAAGAAGGATGACGTCGACGTCGAAGGTCAGCCGCTGGCCAAGGATTAA
- a CDS encoding cytochrome b5 domain-containing protein — protein MTEQVFTKKELAKFDGQNGQPAYVAIKGTVYDVSAKPAWQGGKHHGNLAGRDLTAVLVEKSPHGERVLKGLPVVGKLAEE, from the coding sequence ATGACAGAACAAGTATTTACCAAGAAAGAGTTAGCCAAGTTTGACGGCCAAAACGGCCAACCAGCCTACGTGGCGATCAAGGGGACGGTTTATGACGTGTCCGCCAAACCCGCTTGGCAGGGTGGCAAGCACCACGGCAACCTGGCCGGGCGCGACCTGACCGCGGTCCTGGTTGAGAAATCGCCCCACGGTGAAAGGGTATTGAAGGGCCTGCCGGTCGTCGGCAAGCTCGCGGAAGAATAA
- a CDS encoding dihydrofolate reductase family protein, with amino-acid sequence MERAKVIIHMYQSIDGKIDGDWDGLPGDKASGDFYDDILFKLSNTNANGSNTIVMYAAPGKVDLSQYDPTGIDYTDWSPENLQATTWDVSFDRRGRAGWEKNYFDYAGKKSRAIEVVTKLADKRYLAFLRSMAIPYLVCGDEQIDFEQALVKLRQRFGIEKMVLGGGALINGAFLKAGLVDEISLVVAPYISGDVTKKGTFDTKQVFVDQRFQLVRADPLGDGGVHLVFAKDNQ; translated from the coding sequence ATGGAACGGGCAAAGGTAATCATTCACATGTATCAGTCGATTGACGGCAAGATTGATGGCGACTGGGACGGCCTGCCGGGTGACAAGGCCTCAGGAGACTTTTATGACGACATTCTCTTTAAGCTGAGCAACACCAATGCGAACGGCAGCAACACAATCGTTATGTACGCGGCACCGGGGAAGGTCGACCTCAGCCAGTACGACCCGACCGGGATTGACTACACCGATTGGTCACCGGAAAACCTGCAGGCCACGACCTGGGATGTCAGCTTTGATCGGCGCGGCCGGGCCGGCTGGGAAAAGAACTACTTCGATTATGCCGGCAAGAAGAGCCGGGCGATCGAGGTGGTGACCAAGCTGGCTGACAAGCGCTACCTGGCGTTTTTGCGGTCAATGGCGATCCCGTACCTGGTCTGCGGGGATGAGCAGATTGACTTTGAACAGGCCCTGGTCAAGCTGCGGCAACGCTTTGGCATCGAAAAGATGGTGCTCGGTGGTGGCGCCCTGATCAACGGAGCCTTTCTCAAGGCCGGCCTGGTCGATGAAATTTCCCTGGTGGTGGCCCCCTACATCAGCGGCGACGTTACGAAGAAGGGCACCTTCGACACCAAACAGGTCTTCGTCGACCAGCGCTTCCAGCTCGTCCGCGCCGATCCGCTTGGTGATGGCGGCGTCCACCTGGTATTTGCCAAGGACAATCAGTAA
- a CDS encoding iron-sulfur cluster biosynthesis family protein has translation MKQLTFTAEAKQRIAKYLRPGKKIVLDFDDGVGPFSAIGNCSLDANYRLIFVNQGADLHDFDERVTSNIGDVWIKSEPYANIQFENQMEVRFNPKYFTMPLVSPTKGTLTENLEVVDLTEPVTTEYSGTHDC, from the coding sequence ATGAAGCAATTAACTTTTACCGCTGAAGCCAAGCAACGAATCGCCAAGTACCTGCGCCCGGGGAAGAAAATTGTCCTGGACTTCGACGACGGGGTGGGGCCCTTTTCCGCCATCGGCAACTGCAGCCTGGACGCCAATTACCGCCTGATCTTCGTCAACCAGGGCGCCGATCTGCATGACTTTGACGAGCGGGTGACTTCCAACATTGGCGACGTCTGGATCAAGAGCGAGCCTTACGCTAACATCCAGTTTGAAAACCAGATGGAGGTCCGTTTCAACCCGAAGTACTTCACCATGCCGCTGGTTAGCCCGACGAAGGGGACGCTGACCGAGAACCTGGAAGTTGTCGACCTGACCGAGCCGGTCACCACCGAATATAGCGGAACTCATGACTGCTAA
- a CDS encoding FRG domain-containing protein, whose protein sequence is MIHEIKTVSNYIEEIEKLINSKKHNYYFRGQDDAFSNTLPAVFRSRKLLDNEDNLFNDFLMTDPQLFEKCRTNFERLALMEHYHLPTRLLDVSSNPLIALFFAVKGGQGNGEVYVYKDQPNRDKLAKMLDHQGWPHLIAEYDAKIGSTYHNYFKKNAFSNEMQLESSLARQSMADKSSFFQTIKHFYELDDQYIAKQHKLWSQSYFSYFEDDAASHFIDFKRDLQTIPFLRLFEEAKRDIPSFANKLNPLELIVPKIVNSTRMSRRMENQQGLFLFVPFIGDEYDQSVAIDYAEVEHRAQLAIDVLSLYNHDHPDEKEKYIIPVQYKHGILDELAKLGIDSSFIYPEDHTKKAELIKNKYLEL, encoded by the coding sequence ATGATTCATGAAATTAAGACCGTCTCAAACTACATTGAAGAGATTGAAAAACTCATTAACAGTAAAAAGCACAACTACTATTTCCGTGGGCAAGACGACGCCTTCTCCAACACCCTTCCCGCGGTTTTCCGCAGTCGCAAGCTCCTCGACAACGAGGATAACCTCTTCAACGATTTCTTGATGACCGACCCACAGCTCTTCGAGAAGTGCCGAACAAACTTTGAGCGGCTCGCGTTGATGGAGCACTATCACTTGCCGACGCGACTGCTCGACGTCAGCAGCAATCCCCTAATCGCCCTGTTCTTTGCCGTGAAGGGCGGTCAGGGGAACGGTGAGGTCTACGTCTACAAGGACCAGCCCAACCGCGATAAGCTGGCAAAGATGCTGGATCACCAGGGCTGGCCCCACCTGATTGCGGAGTACGACGCCAAGATCGGCTCGACCTACCACAATTACTTTAAGAAAAACGCCTTTTCCAACGAAATGCAGCTGGAGTCTTCCCTCGCCCGTCAGTCGATGGCCGACAAGAGCTCCTTTTTCCAAACCATCAAACACTTCTACGAGTTGGATGATCAATACATCGCCAAGCAGCATAAGCTTTGGAGTCAGAGCTATTTCAGCTACTTCGAGGATGACGCGGCCAGCCACTTTATCGACTTCAAGCGGGACCTGCAGACGATCCCCTTCCTGCGCCTGTTTGAAGAAGCCAAGCGGGACATCCCCAGTTTTGCCAATAAGCTGAACCCGCTGGAGCTGATTGTCCCAAAGATTGTTAACAGCACGCGGATGAGTCGCCGGATGGAAAACCAGCAGGGCCTCTTCCTCTTCGTGCCCTTCATCGGCGACGAGTATGACCAGTCGGTGGCGATTGACTACGCCGAAGTCGAGCACCGTGCCCAGCTGGCGATCGATGTCTTGAGCCTGTATAACCATGACCATCCCGACGAGAAGGAGAAGTACATCATCCCCGTCCAGTACAAGCACGGCATCCTAGACGAGTTGGCCAAACTCGGCATCGACTCCAGCTTCATCTATCCCGAGGACCATACTAAAAAGGCCGAATTGATCAAGAATAAGTACCTGGAGCTATAG